A genome region from Nycticebus coucang isolate mNycCou1 chromosome 22, mNycCou1.pri, whole genome shotgun sequence includes the following:
- the PLEKHG5 gene encoding pleckstrin homology domain-containing family G member 5 isoform X5 → MGTGLGVSGRRAASRPGPGLSSRDPEPYWAGGRSRNGEGQVCHHTDCQQLHRQGPLNLCEACDSKFHSAMYYDGHVRFDLPLQGSVLARNVSTRSCPPRTSPAVDLEEEEDISVDSKGDRKSTGLKLSKKKARRRYTDDPSKECFTLKFDLNVDIETEIVPAMKKKSLGEVLLPVFERKGITLGKVDIYLDQSNTPLSLTFEAYRFGGHYLRVKAKPGDEGKVEQGVKDSKSLSLPILRPAGPGPPVLERVDPQSRWESLDILAPSRRRKNMSEFLGEASVPGQEPPTPSSCSLPSSGSGSTSSGGGDSWKNRAASRFSGFFSSGPSTSTFGREVDKMEQLEGKLHAYGLFGLPRLPRRLRFDHDSWEEEDDDEEDEDEDSACLRVEDSWRELIDGHEKLTRRQCHQQEAVWELLHTEVAYIRKLRVITNLFLCCLLNLQESGLLCEVEAERLFSNILEIARLHRGLWGSVMVPVLEKARRTRALLQPGDFLKGFKMFGSLFKPYIRYCMEEEGCMEYMRGLLRDNDLFRAYVTWAEKQPQCQRLKLSDMLAKPHQRLTRYPLLLKSVLRKTDERRAKEAVVTMIGSVERFIHHVNACMRQRQERQRLAAVVSRIDAYEVVEGSNDEVDKLLKEFLYLDLTAPISGASLEETRQLLLEGSLKMKEGKDSKMDVYCFLFTDLLLVTKAVKKAEKTKVIRPPLLVDKIVCRELRDPGSFLLIYLNEFHSAVGAYTFQASGQALCRGWVDAIYNAQNQLQQLRAQEHSSSQQHLQSLVEEDEQEEEGEESSTSAASSPTILRRSSNSPDSQHCASDGSTETLAMVVVEPEEALSSPEFDGGPFSSQSDETSLSTTASSIMPTGELLPLGPVDGRSCSMDSAYGTLSPTSLQDFAGPAPVAEAVPRPPELARAPSPPPSPRLRRRTPVQLLPCLPHLLKSKSEASLLQLLSGAGTHGTPPAPSRSLSELCLAALAPGARTRDCSQEAGPSWGASSPYSGPKPLEPENRATCLVEEPAGSARRRCRELSSGSSPGVQPEPLPGVSAQHRKLTLAQLYRIRTTLLLNSTLTASEV, encoded by the exons ATGGGGACAGGCCTCGGCGTCTCTGGGCGCCGGGCGGCCTCCAGACCTGGTCCCGGGTTGTCCTCCCGGGACCCCGAGCCCTACTGGGCAGGGGGTCGTTCCCGCAACGGTGAAGGCCAG GTATGCCACCACACCGACTGCCAGCAACTCCACCGCCAAGGCCCTCTCAATCTCTGCGAGGCCTGTGACAGTAAGTTTCACAGCGCCATGTATTATGACGGGCACGTCCGCTTCGACCTACCCCTGCAAG GCTCTGTCCTGGCCCGGAATGTGTCCACCCGGTCATGTCCCCCACGCACCAGCCCTGCAGTGGacttggaggaggaagaggacatCTCCGTGGACAGCAAAGG GGACCGGAAGAGTACAGGCTTGAAACTCTCCAAGAAGAAGGCCAGGAGGAGATACACAGAT GACCCTAGCAAGGAGTGCTTCACCCTGAAATTTGACCTGAATGTGGACATTGAGACAGAGATTGTGCCAGCCATGAAGAAGAAGTCTCTGGG GGAGGTGCTGCTGCCAGTATTTGAAAGGAAGGGCATCACACTGGGCAAAGTGGACATCTACCTGGACCAGTCCAACACACCCCTGTCCCTCACCTTTGAGGCCTACAGGTTCGGAGGACATTACCTTCGGGTCAAAG CCAAGCCAGGGGACGAGGGCAAGGTGGAGCAGGGAGTGAAGGACTCCAAGTCTCTGAGTCTGCCTATCCTACGGCCGGCTGGGCCAGGGCCCCCTGTGCTGGAGCGTGTGGACCCCCAGAGCCGCTGGGAGAGCCTGGATATCTTG GCCCCCAGCCGCCGACGGAAAAACATGTCAGAGTTCCTGGGGGAAGCGAGCGTCCCGGGCCAGGAGCCCCCCACACCCTCCAGCTGCTCTCTGCCCAGCAGCGGCAGTGGCAGCACCAGCAGTGGGGGTGGTGACAGCTGGAAGAACAGGGCAGCCAGTCGCTTCAGTGGCTTCTTTAGCTCAGGCCCCAGCACCAGCACCTTTGGACGG GAGGTAGACAAGATGGAGCAGCTAGAGGGCAAGCTGCATGCCTATGGCCTCTTTGGGCTGCCCAGGCTGCCCCGGAGGCTGCGCTTTGACCATGACtcctgggaggaggaggatgacgatgaggaggatgaggatgaggacAGTGCCTGCCTGAGGGTGGAGGACAGCTGGAGGGAGCTCATTGATGGGCATGAG AAACTGACCCGGCGGCAGTGCCACCAGCAGGAGGCGGTGTGGGAGCTGTTGCACACAGAGGTGGCTTACATCAGGAAACTGCGGGTGATCACCAAT CTGTTTCTGTGCTGCCTTCTGAACCTGCAGGAGTCGGGGCTGTTGTGTGAG GTGGAGGCCGAGCGCCTGTTCAGCAACATCCTGGAGATCGCGCGGCTGCACCGCGGGCTGTGGGGCAGTGTGATGGTACCGGTGCTGGAGAAGGCGCGGCGCACGCGGGCGCTCCTGCAGCCCGGGGACTTCCTCAAAGGCTTCAAGATG TTCGGCTCCCTCTTCAAACCCTACATCCGATACTGCATGGAGGAGGAGGGCTGCATGGAGTACATGCGAGGCCTGCTGCGCGACAACGACCTCTTCCGCGCTTACGTCACG TGGGCCGAGAAGCAGCCCCAGTGCCAGCGTCTGAAGCTGAGCGACATGCTGGCCAAGCCCCACCAGCGGCTCACCAGGTACCCGCTGCTGCTCAAGTCGgtgctgaggaagacagatgagagGCGGGCCAAGGAGGCGgtcgttaccatg ATCGGCTCAGTGGAGCGCTTCATCCACCACGTGAACGCGTGCATGCGGCAGCGACAGGAGCGCCAGCGGCTGGCGGCGGTGGTGAGCCGAATCGACGCCTACGAGGTGGTGGAGGGCAGCAACGACGAGGTGGACAAG CTCCTGAAGGAATTTCTGTACCTGGACCTAACAGCGCCCATCTCCGGTGCTTCTCTGGAGGAGACGCGACAGCTGCTGCTGGAGGGGAGCCTGAAgatgaaggaggggaaggacagCAAG ATGGACGTGTACTGCTTCCTCTTCACGGATCTGCTCTTAGTCACCAAGGCAGTGAAGAAGGCTGAGAAGACCAAAGTCATCAGGCCACCACTGCTGGTAGACAAGATTGTGTGCCGGGAGCTGCGAGACCCTG GCTCCTTCCTCCTCATCTACCTGAATGAGTTTCACAGCGCTGTGGGGGCCTACACGTTCCAGGCCAGTGGCCAGGCCTTGTGCCGTGGCTGGGTGGATGCCATTTACAATGCTCAG AACCAGCTCCAACAGCTGCGGGCACAGGAACACTCCAGCAGCCAGCAGCACCTGCAGAGCCTGGTAGAGGAGGATgaacaggaggaggaaggggaggagagtaGCACCTCTGCTGCTAGTTCCCCTACCATCCTGCGTAGAAGCAGCAACAGCCCAGACTCCCAACATTG CGCCTCGGACGGCTCCACGGAGACACTGGCCATGGTAGTGGTGGAGCCTGAGGAGGCATTGTCCTCCCCCGAGTTTGACGGTGGCCCCTTCAGCTCCCAGTCAGATGAGACCTCTCTCAGCACCACTGCCTCATCCATCATGCCCACCGGGGAGCTGCTGCCCCTGGGCCCTGTGGATGGCCGCTCCTGCTCCATGGACTCTGCCTACGGCACCCTGTCCCCAACCTCCCTGCAGGACTTTGCAGGCCCTGCCCCTGTGGCAGAGGCAGTACCCCGGCCCCCGGAATTGGCACGAGCCCCTTCCCCACCACCATCGCCCCGCCTCCGCCGTCGCACCCCTGTCCAGTTGCTGCCCTGCCTGCCCCACCTGCTCAAGTCCAAATCTGAGGCCAGCCTCCTCCAGCTGCTGTCAGGAGCTGGCACCCATGGAacgcccccagcccccagccgcAGCCTATCAGAGCTCTGCCTGGCTGCTCTAGCCCCAGGTGCTAGGACTCGGGACTGCTCTCAGGAAGCTGGGCCCAGCTGGGGGGCATCCAGTCCTTACAGTGGCCCCAAACCATTAGAGCCTGAGAACAGAGCCACCTGCTTGGTTGAGGAGCCTGCAGGCTCTGCCAGGAGGAGGTGCAGAGAGCTGTCCTCTGGGAGCTCGCCTGGGGTTCAGCCAGAGCCCCTTCCAGGGGTCTCTGCCCAGCACCGGAAGCTGACACTAGCCCAGCTCTACCGAATCAGGACGACCCTGCTGCTTAACTCCACTCTCACTGCCTC GGAGGTCTGA
- the PLEKHG5 gene encoding pleckstrin homology domain-containing family G member 5 isoform X8, which produces MGTGLGVSGRRAASRPGPGLSSRDPEPYWAGGRSRNGEGQVCHHTDCQQLHRQGPLNLCEACDSSVLARNVSTRSCPPRTSPAVDLEEEEDISVDSKGDRKSTGLKLSKKKARRRYTDDPSKECFTLKFDLNVDIETEIVPAMKKKSLGEVLLPVFERKGITLGKVDIYLDQSNTPLSLTFEAYRFGGHYLRVKAKPGDEGKVEQGVKDSKSLSLPILRPAGPGPPVLERVDPQSRWESLDILAPSRRRKNMSEFLGEASVPGQEPPTPSSCSLPSSGSGSTSSGGGDSWKNRAASRFSGFFSSGPSTSTFGREVDKMEQLEGKLHAYGLFGLPRLPRRLRFDHDSWEEEDDDEEDEDEDSACLRVEDSWRELIDGHEKLTRRQCHQQEAVWELLHTEVAYIRKLRVITNLFLCCLLNLQESGLLCEVEAERLFSNILEIARLHRGLWGSVMVPVLEKARRTRALLQPGDFLKGFKMFGSLFKPYIRYCMEEEGCMEYMRGLLRDNDLFRAYVTWAEKQPQCQRLKLSDMLAKPHQRLTRYPLLLKSVLRKTDERRAKEAVVTMIGSVERFIHHVNACMRQRQERQRLAAVVSRIDAYEVVEGSNDEVDKLLKEFLYLDLTAPISGASLEETRQLLLEGSLKMKEGKDSKMDVYCFLFTDLLLVTKAVKKAEKTKVIRPPLLVDKIVCRELRDPGSFLLIYLNEFHSAVGAYTFQASGQALCRGWVDAIYNAQNQLQQLRAQEHSSSQQHLQSLVEEDEQEEEGEESSTSAASSPTILRRSSNSPDSQHCASDGSTETLAMVVVEPEEALSSPEFDGGPFSSQSDETSLSTTASSIMPTGELLPLGPVDGRSCSMDSAYGTLSPTSLQDFAGPAPVAEAVPRPPELARAPSPPPSPRLRRRTPVQLLPCLPHLLKSKSEASLLQLLSGAGTHGTPPAPSRSLSELCLAALAPGARTRDCSQEAGPSWGASSPYSGPKPLEPENRATCLVEEPAGSARRRCRELSSGSSPGVQPEPLPGVSAQHRKLTLAQLYRIRTTLLLNSTLTASEV; this is translated from the exons ATGGGGACAGGCCTCGGCGTCTCTGGGCGCCGGGCGGCCTCCAGACCTGGTCCCGGGTTGTCCTCCCGGGACCCCGAGCCCTACTGGGCAGGGGGTCGTTCCCGCAACGGTGAAGGCCAG GTATGCCACCACACCGACTGCCAGCAACTCCACCGCCAAGGCCCTCTCAATCTCTGCGAGGCCTGTGACA GCTCTGTCCTGGCCCGGAATGTGTCCACCCGGTCATGTCCCCCACGCACCAGCCCTGCAGTGGacttggaggaggaagaggacatCTCCGTGGACAGCAAAGG GGACCGGAAGAGTACAGGCTTGAAACTCTCCAAGAAGAAGGCCAGGAGGAGATACACAGAT GACCCTAGCAAGGAGTGCTTCACCCTGAAATTTGACCTGAATGTGGACATTGAGACAGAGATTGTGCCAGCCATGAAGAAGAAGTCTCTGGG GGAGGTGCTGCTGCCAGTATTTGAAAGGAAGGGCATCACACTGGGCAAAGTGGACATCTACCTGGACCAGTCCAACACACCCCTGTCCCTCACCTTTGAGGCCTACAGGTTCGGAGGACATTACCTTCGGGTCAAAG CCAAGCCAGGGGACGAGGGCAAGGTGGAGCAGGGAGTGAAGGACTCCAAGTCTCTGAGTCTGCCTATCCTACGGCCGGCTGGGCCAGGGCCCCCTGTGCTGGAGCGTGTGGACCCCCAGAGCCGCTGGGAGAGCCTGGATATCTTG GCCCCCAGCCGCCGACGGAAAAACATGTCAGAGTTCCTGGGGGAAGCGAGCGTCCCGGGCCAGGAGCCCCCCACACCCTCCAGCTGCTCTCTGCCCAGCAGCGGCAGTGGCAGCACCAGCAGTGGGGGTGGTGACAGCTGGAAGAACAGGGCAGCCAGTCGCTTCAGTGGCTTCTTTAGCTCAGGCCCCAGCACCAGCACCTTTGGACGG GAGGTAGACAAGATGGAGCAGCTAGAGGGCAAGCTGCATGCCTATGGCCTCTTTGGGCTGCCCAGGCTGCCCCGGAGGCTGCGCTTTGACCATGACtcctgggaggaggaggatgacgatgaggaggatgaggatgaggacAGTGCCTGCCTGAGGGTGGAGGACAGCTGGAGGGAGCTCATTGATGGGCATGAG AAACTGACCCGGCGGCAGTGCCACCAGCAGGAGGCGGTGTGGGAGCTGTTGCACACAGAGGTGGCTTACATCAGGAAACTGCGGGTGATCACCAAT CTGTTTCTGTGCTGCCTTCTGAACCTGCAGGAGTCGGGGCTGTTGTGTGAG GTGGAGGCCGAGCGCCTGTTCAGCAACATCCTGGAGATCGCGCGGCTGCACCGCGGGCTGTGGGGCAGTGTGATGGTACCGGTGCTGGAGAAGGCGCGGCGCACGCGGGCGCTCCTGCAGCCCGGGGACTTCCTCAAAGGCTTCAAGATG TTCGGCTCCCTCTTCAAACCCTACATCCGATACTGCATGGAGGAGGAGGGCTGCATGGAGTACATGCGAGGCCTGCTGCGCGACAACGACCTCTTCCGCGCTTACGTCACG TGGGCCGAGAAGCAGCCCCAGTGCCAGCGTCTGAAGCTGAGCGACATGCTGGCCAAGCCCCACCAGCGGCTCACCAGGTACCCGCTGCTGCTCAAGTCGgtgctgaggaagacagatgagagGCGGGCCAAGGAGGCGgtcgttaccatg ATCGGCTCAGTGGAGCGCTTCATCCACCACGTGAACGCGTGCATGCGGCAGCGACAGGAGCGCCAGCGGCTGGCGGCGGTGGTGAGCCGAATCGACGCCTACGAGGTGGTGGAGGGCAGCAACGACGAGGTGGACAAG CTCCTGAAGGAATTTCTGTACCTGGACCTAACAGCGCCCATCTCCGGTGCTTCTCTGGAGGAGACGCGACAGCTGCTGCTGGAGGGGAGCCTGAAgatgaaggaggggaaggacagCAAG ATGGACGTGTACTGCTTCCTCTTCACGGATCTGCTCTTAGTCACCAAGGCAGTGAAGAAGGCTGAGAAGACCAAAGTCATCAGGCCACCACTGCTGGTAGACAAGATTGTGTGCCGGGAGCTGCGAGACCCTG GCTCCTTCCTCCTCATCTACCTGAATGAGTTTCACAGCGCTGTGGGGGCCTACACGTTCCAGGCCAGTGGCCAGGCCTTGTGCCGTGGCTGGGTGGATGCCATTTACAATGCTCAG AACCAGCTCCAACAGCTGCGGGCACAGGAACACTCCAGCAGCCAGCAGCACCTGCAGAGCCTGGTAGAGGAGGATgaacaggaggaggaaggggaggagagtaGCACCTCTGCTGCTAGTTCCCCTACCATCCTGCGTAGAAGCAGCAACAGCCCAGACTCCCAACATTG CGCCTCGGACGGCTCCACGGAGACACTGGCCATGGTAGTGGTGGAGCCTGAGGAGGCATTGTCCTCCCCCGAGTTTGACGGTGGCCCCTTCAGCTCCCAGTCAGATGAGACCTCTCTCAGCACCACTGCCTCATCCATCATGCCCACCGGGGAGCTGCTGCCCCTGGGCCCTGTGGATGGCCGCTCCTGCTCCATGGACTCTGCCTACGGCACCCTGTCCCCAACCTCCCTGCAGGACTTTGCAGGCCCTGCCCCTGTGGCAGAGGCAGTACCCCGGCCCCCGGAATTGGCACGAGCCCCTTCCCCACCACCATCGCCCCGCCTCCGCCGTCGCACCCCTGTCCAGTTGCTGCCCTGCCTGCCCCACCTGCTCAAGTCCAAATCTGAGGCCAGCCTCCTCCAGCTGCTGTCAGGAGCTGGCACCCATGGAacgcccccagcccccagccgcAGCCTATCAGAGCTCTGCCTGGCTGCTCTAGCCCCAGGTGCTAGGACTCGGGACTGCTCTCAGGAAGCTGGGCCCAGCTGGGGGGCATCCAGTCCTTACAGTGGCCCCAAACCATTAGAGCCTGAGAACAGAGCCACCTGCTTGGTTGAGGAGCCTGCAGGCTCTGCCAGGAGGAGGTGCAGAGAGCTGTCCTCTGGGAGCTCGCCTGGGGTTCAGCCAGAGCCCCTTCCAGGGGTCTCTGCCCAGCACCGGAAGCTGACACTAGCCCAGCTCTACCGAATCAGGACGACCCTGCTGCTTAACTCCACTCTCACTGCCTC GGAGGTCTGA
- the PLEKHG5 gene encoding pleckstrin homology domain-containing family G member 5 isoform X4 → MNSVLTKYGSPPQSWLSLRRGIDDQSPAEEEKGLHCQNPAYMDKGRAAKVCHHTDCQQLHRQGPLNLCEACDSKFHSAMYYDGHVRFDLPLQGSVLARNVSTRSCPPRTSPAVDLEEEEDISVDSKGDRKSTGLKLSKKKARRRYTDDPSKECFTLKFDLNVDIETEIVPAMKKKSLGEVLLPVFERKGITLGKVDIYLDQSNTPLSLTFEAYRFGGHYLRVKAKPGDEGKVEQGVKDSKSLSLPILRPAGPGPPVLERVDPQSRWESLDILAPSRRRKNMSEFLGEASVPGQEPPTPSSCSLPSSGSGSTSSGGGDSWKNRAASRFSGFFSSGPSTSTFGREVDKMEQLEGKLHAYGLFGLPRLPRRLRFDHDSWEEEDDDEEDEDEDSACLRVEDSWRELIDGHEKLTRRQCHQQEAVWELLHTEVAYIRKLRVITNLFLCCLLNLQESGLLCEVEAERLFSNILEIARLHRGLWGSVMVPVLEKARRTRALLQPGDFLKGFKMFGSLFKPYIRYCMEEEGCMEYMRGLLRDNDLFRAYVTWAEKQPQCQRLKLSDMLAKPHQRLTRYPLLLKSVLRKTDERRAKEAVVTMIGSVERFIHHVNACMRQRQERQRLAAVVSRIDAYEVVEGSNDEVDKLLKEFLYLDLTAPISGASLEETRQLLLEGSLKMKEGKDSKMDVYCFLFTDLLLVTKAVKKAEKTKVIRPPLLVDKIVCRELRDPGSFLLIYLNEFHSAVGAYTFQASGQALCRGWVDAIYNAQNQLQQLRAQEHSSSQQHLQSLVEEDEQEEEGEESSTSAASSPTILRRSSNSPDSQHCASDGSTETLAMVVVEPEEALSSPEFDGGPFSSQSDETSLSTTASSIMPTGELLPLGPVDGRSCSMDSAYGTLSPTSLQDFAGPAPVAEAVPRPPELARAPSPPPSPRLRRRTPVQLLPCLPHLLKSKSEASLLQLLSGAGTHGTPPAPSRSLSELCLAALAPGARTRDCSQEAGPSWGASSPYSGPKPLEPENRATCLVEEPAGSARRRCRELSSGSSPGVQPEPLPGVSAQHRKLTLAQLYRIRTTLLLNSTLTASEV, encoded by the exons GTATGCCACCACACCGACTGCCAGCAACTCCACCGCCAAGGCCCTCTCAATCTCTGCGAGGCCTGTGACAGTAAGTTTCACAGCGCCATGTATTATGACGGGCACGTCCGCTTCGACCTACCCCTGCAAG GCTCTGTCCTGGCCCGGAATGTGTCCACCCGGTCATGTCCCCCACGCACCAGCCCTGCAGTGGacttggaggaggaagaggacatCTCCGTGGACAGCAAAGG GGACCGGAAGAGTACAGGCTTGAAACTCTCCAAGAAGAAGGCCAGGAGGAGATACACAGAT GACCCTAGCAAGGAGTGCTTCACCCTGAAATTTGACCTGAATGTGGACATTGAGACAGAGATTGTGCCAGCCATGAAGAAGAAGTCTCTGGG GGAGGTGCTGCTGCCAGTATTTGAAAGGAAGGGCATCACACTGGGCAAAGTGGACATCTACCTGGACCAGTCCAACACACCCCTGTCCCTCACCTTTGAGGCCTACAGGTTCGGAGGACATTACCTTCGGGTCAAAG CCAAGCCAGGGGACGAGGGCAAGGTGGAGCAGGGAGTGAAGGACTCCAAGTCTCTGAGTCTGCCTATCCTACGGCCGGCTGGGCCAGGGCCCCCTGTGCTGGAGCGTGTGGACCCCCAGAGCCGCTGGGAGAGCCTGGATATCTTG GCCCCCAGCCGCCGACGGAAAAACATGTCAGAGTTCCTGGGGGAAGCGAGCGTCCCGGGCCAGGAGCCCCCCACACCCTCCAGCTGCTCTCTGCCCAGCAGCGGCAGTGGCAGCACCAGCAGTGGGGGTGGTGACAGCTGGAAGAACAGGGCAGCCAGTCGCTTCAGTGGCTTCTTTAGCTCAGGCCCCAGCACCAGCACCTTTGGACGG GAGGTAGACAAGATGGAGCAGCTAGAGGGCAAGCTGCATGCCTATGGCCTCTTTGGGCTGCCCAGGCTGCCCCGGAGGCTGCGCTTTGACCATGACtcctgggaggaggaggatgacgatgaggaggatgaggatgaggacAGTGCCTGCCTGAGGGTGGAGGACAGCTGGAGGGAGCTCATTGATGGGCATGAG AAACTGACCCGGCGGCAGTGCCACCAGCAGGAGGCGGTGTGGGAGCTGTTGCACACAGAGGTGGCTTACATCAGGAAACTGCGGGTGATCACCAAT CTGTTTCTGTGCTGCCTTCTGAACCTGCAGGAGTCGGGGCTGTTGTGTGAG GTGGAGGCCGAGCGCCTGTTCAGCAACATCCTGGAGATCGCGCGGCTGCACCGCGGGCTGTGGGGCAGTGTGATGGTACCGGTGCTGGAGAAGGCGCGGCGCACGCGGGCGCTCCTGCAGCCCGGGGACTTCCTCAAAGGCTTCAAGATG TTCGGCTCCCTCTTCAAACCCTACATCCGATACTGCATGGAGGAGGAGGGCTGCATGGAGTACATGCGAGGCCTGCTGCGCGACAACGACCTCTTCCGCGCTTACGTCACG TGGGCCGAGAAGCAGCCCCAGTGCCAGCGTCTGAAGCTGAGCGACATGCTGGCCAAGCCCCACCAGCGGCTCACCAGGTACCCGCTGCTGCTCAAGTCGgtgctgaggaagacagatgagagGCGGGCCAAGGAGGCGgtcgttaccatg ATCGGCTCAGTGGAGCGCTTCATCCACCACGTGAACGCGTGCATGCGGCAGCGACAGGAGCGCCAGCGGCTGGCGGCGGTGGTGAGCCGAATCGACGCCTACGAGGTGGTGGAGGGCAGCAACGACGAGGTGGACAAG CTCCTGAAGGAATTTCTGTACCTGGACCTAACAGCGCCCATCTCCGGTGCTTCTCTGGAGGAGACGCGACAGCTGCTGCTGGAGGGGAGCCTGAAgatgaaggaggggaaggacagCAAG ATGGACGTGTACTGCTTCCTCTTCACGGATCTGCTCTTAGTCACCAAGGCAGTGAAGAAGGCTGAGAAGACCAAAGTCATCAGGCCACCACTGCTGGTAGACAAGATTGTGTGCCGGGAGCTGCGAGACCCTG GCTCCTTCCTCCTCATCTACCTGAATGAGTTTCACAGCGCTGTGGGGGCCTACACGTTCCAGGCCAGTGGCCAGGCCTTGTGCCGTGGCTGGGTGGATGCCATTTACAATGCTCAG AACCAGCTCCAACAGCTGCGGGCACAGGAACACTCCAGCAGCCAGCAGCACCTGCAGAGCCTGGTAGAGGAGGATgaacaggaggaggaaggggaggagagtaGCACCTCTGCTGCTAGTTCCCCTACCATCCTGCGTAGAAGCAGCAACAGCCCAGACTCCCAACATTG CGCCTCGGACGGCTCCACGGAGACACTGGCCATGGTAGTGGTGGAGCCTGAGGAGGCATTGTCCTCCCCCGAGTTTGACGGTGGCCCCTTCAGCTCCCAGTCAGATGAGACCTCTCTCAGCACCACTGCCTCATCCATCATGCCCACCGGGGAGCTGCTGCCCCTGGGCCCTGTGGATGGCCGCTCCTGCTCCATGGACTCTGCCTACGGCACCCTGTCCCCAACCTCCCTGCAGGACTTTGCAGGCCCTGCCCCTGTGGCAGAGGCAGTACCCCGGCCCCCGGAATTGGCACGAGCCCCTTCCCCACCACCATCGCCCCGCCTCCGCCGTCGCACCCCTGTCCAGTTGCTGCCCTGCCTGCCCCACCTGCTCAAGTCCAAATCTGAGGCCAGCCTCCTCCAGCTGCTGTCAGGAGCTGGCACCCATGGAacgcccccagcccccagccgcAGCCTATCAGAGCTCTGCCTGGCTGCTCTAGCCCCAGGTGCTAGGACTCGGGACTGCTCTCAGGAAGCTGGGCCCAGCTGGGGGGCATCCAGTCCTTACAGTGGCCCCAAACCATTAGAGCCTGAGAACAGAGCCACCTGCTTGGTTGAGGAGCCTGCAGGCTCTGCCAGGAGGAGGTGCAGAGAGCTGTCCTCTGGGAGCTCGCCTGGGGTTCAGCCAGAGCCCCTTCCAGGGGTCTCTGCCCAGCACCGGAAGCTGACACTAGCCCAGCTCTACCGAATCAGGACGACCCTGCTGCTTAACTCCACTCTCACTGCCTC GGAGGTCTGA